atcaCCAACGACTTACGACAGGATCGTTGTGCACCGCAGATAATACGTCATTatgttaattacatattttaagctaagtaaatgtaaatatattttatatgaaaacatATTTCTGTTCAATTCAGCTCAGCTGTTGCAATAGGAACCATGATTTATACAAATGAATGGATTTATTGTCTTTTTATCAtgtttatgtacaataattatattctgtctttaaaatacaaatctgAAACTCTTTGTTGATTCCTACCTCCTTCCCCTACTCAAAATAAACTCAGTTCCTTGTCAGGTGACCATGAATACTGATGACCATCCATCAAAATCTGTTTGTTACTAatctgtgtatattataattaggaattttacattatgttaaaataataatagtttttgagtaatataataatattgtatttttgtattgtattcataatttgctgtttaaaaaatttaattacaaaaataatataacaaaccgTACAActtacattgtattttttgcTACTTGTATTTGGGTATTTTGGTTTTTCAcacaaactatttatttattacatacatgtgtaataacatttaacctaagacataattaataaaatgtgaaatataatatatttttttaaattaatttgtaattatgcatggatttaaaatagaaaatcaagttgaattagtaaaataatgtttatatttatcaaaattgtgTTCATTTCATTAGGTTaagataaaatagtatatttaaattgtcattGAGAAGTATGGTGtactacatattaaatatataagaaaaaactgtaattatacctactttatacaAGACAATCACTGTAATattgctaataaattatatatttatactaataaaatagtttaatattaatcagtTTAACATCTGATTTCTATGTCCTATGcaaagtaaaatcttaaaaatcaagtaattttattattttgtacatacatTCATCATTTATTCCTTCatttcaaattgttatattataattataatcattaaaacgatcagacaaaaaaaataattctttaaacaTGACCTTTGGAaacttatgttaaataaactcTTGAAGTCAATAATGGTAAACAAACCCAATTGAGTTGGTACGTAACTgtacacaattaattattttacttgtttaatttatacattattattttttacctattttatattacaggtataacacaatttaagacatgtattaaaaataaaaactatttttcattaacttactcttattaaactttaataattttgtctttattgatcataaaaatgtcaagtagTTCTCTGTGATGAAAATGCTGGAAACACTCCTTTAAGTAACTATCTATATAGAATGTAAAAAACTGATACTTAAAtgcaatcattaaaataatacttcaatagatatgttattataatgaatggaagcaaattatttaagcttaaaataataactcaataattCCCAAATctgtatcattaattaattaatttttgaatatttatttacaatagtattgattaatacttatatgtaatattcttGAAATCTATGaacttatttttctttaaataatttacaaacatttattgtatttatagttttggGATTACTTCATgatagaatacattttatattgaatcagaaaataaattgtgtcaGCAATAAAAAAGGCAtgacattttgtaaataaaaatgtatttatattgtacttacacagttacacattttatatttgcatatatAGTTTTTGCAAATGAACAGAAATAATCTTTAACATAGATCATGATGtaacaaacaacaaaaattattattttttcccttcgaccataataatatggtaaccAAATTTAGTTTTGACAGGCGGGTCAGTATAAACAGGATTGGCCAGACTTGATGTAGGTAGAGCAAATGCAGCATCTTGAAATGGACCAACCATTGAGCCACGAATCATCCAACCTAAATCAccctgtaattatttaatacaattattaattaacaaggcagtaatataataatttctattataaatattatagataggcACCAAGATATTGATCGTtatcagtaaataatataattaaaaataaattaatagtttaagagttatttaaaatttaaacaaataaaaattataacatttttacaatataataagcaGCTGCAATAATCTGATTAATGTTTAGTATAACAAAtcgtaagtattaaaatataagataagaaaaataatttttgtttgtgtcTAACGATATAGCATATAATGTGttcatatgtatttaatatgtataaattaattaacagcaacaaaattattaaattaaatatcaatacataTGTAGAAATTctactgttaaaataatactacttaaactcatcaaatttaatttaatgtggacatactatacataaagaataagattaatattgtttttgtctaggtatgtataacatattaacatttgagaatattatgatactatgaataaaatatagtaggtatcatAAGACTATAACcataaaattctaatatataatataatcaatgattgtatcaataattttataaaagaaaaaatatgtcttaaacttttattttactacaattaagattaatatacttctataaatcaatcataatgcggtaatataagttttcatattggtttatacatattcttaaaataaaagcaGTTCAGTATACtagttattcatattttattattaggtattaatattattaatcagggtaaaaatatgatttttcaattaagtttattaactaatacttaatttagaCTTACACCTTGCCTAGCTTTGTCTTCACTGTATGTTGCagcaatttcattaaattttgcaCCTGCCTTAAGTTTTTCCATCGCTTCCAACACTTTTGACTGTTTTTCACATAAAATGTGTCTTacctgaaataataatttatcacatattaaaagatgaagttaaaaaaaaaaaaagaataataaacaattattattctccttagaaagatataatttattttatttaaatattatttctatttctctatatgctatataatattatatctagaGTATCTATGAGTATCATATCTATGAcactattcatatttattttatttttatttctcaatgattatattattgtgtatattgtatcGTATGACATACACACctgatatactattataagtcatattacagttatgatgaataatataagatattatggattttatttgaatacttataattatttaaaaaccataaacaTAGTCgtacaaaaagtaaaattagtatttttgaatattataaaaacaaaaaaaaaaaatcagtgaaTAAGTAATGTAACGTGTGTGACATAACTATTACAatgttcaattatttacattcta
The DNA window shown above is from Aphis gossypii isolate Hap1 chromosome 2, ASM2018417v2, whole genome shotgun sequence and carries:
- the LOC114126870 gene encoding peptidyl-prolyl cis-trans isomerase NIMA-interacting 4, yielding MPPKKNANAKGPKSNPKADDDGKGKDKKGGGSSAVKVRHILCEKQSKVLEAMEKLKAGAKFNEIAATYSEDKARQGGDLGWMIRGSMVGPFQDAAFALPTSSLANPVYTDPPVKTKFGYHIIMVEGKK